A segment of the bacterium genome:
CCACCACCCCTGGAGAGATCCTGCAGGAGGAATATCTCCTCCCTTTGGGACTTACCCAAAAACAACTTGCCGATCATATTAAATACGACATCAAAGTCATCAACCGCTTAATTAATGGACGAACTCGTTTAACGGCTCAACTCGCCCTAAAGCTTGCGGCCGCGCTAAATACCACTCCGGAATTTTGGCTCAACGCTCAAAAGGCAGTTGATATTTATGAGGCATCAAAAGACGCGGGTAAATTACCCAAGGCGCTTATCGAAAACGGCCATCTCATTCACGCCTAGCTGAAGAAGCGAAGGGAGATTCTTTGTTGCCATCCTGGGATTCAATTGCCGCGATTTTCACATTGCTGGGCGTGGGTACCGTTATTGGCGCATGGGGGAAATCCAAATTTGAACGCAAGCGCGAAGTCCTCAAACAACAGCAGGATTTCAAGTTTACACGATACAAATGCTTGATAAATCTTATGCATGCAGCATTAGATTTTGAGAAACATAAACAGGCTCTGCATGACCATGGGCGTCGTAATTTTCAAACCCTAAAAGACCTCATGGATGAATTAGAATCCGAATATATCAATATGCTGCTGTTCGCGGATAAAAGAACCCAGGAGCTTGTTTTTTCATTTATCCAAACCCCATCTTCCGATTTATTAAAGAAAACCGCATTGGCAATGAGGAAGGACCTGTGGTCCTCCTGAAGATTTAAAAATCGAGTTACCGGATTCCCGCCAGCAGAATCGAGAGCAGAGCCGCGAAAAAAGAGGCGCCGGCGCCGAGCAGGACCGCGGCGAAGACTGACAAACAAAGGGTCAACCCGGAGCCCCAAGCCGCTTTCGTGATCAGAAGTCGCGCCAAGCGCAGCGCCAAAAAAGCCGAGGCCAGCAAGATCCCCAAATGCAAGATCAGCCAAAGGCCAAGAGCCACCATCCCTTGTTTTTCCGGAACGCCGTTGAGGGCGACGAGCAGGCCGAAGAGATAGAGCAAGCCGGTCAGCATCAAGCCAAAGCTGGTCAGAAGCGAAATCCAAAAGGTCAGGCGCTTGGTCATTGGACCGCCTCCACTTTCATTCGCACTTCCCCTTTCCCTCAATCCGGCAGTGGTTGAGCCGGAATAGCTCCTTGGAGCCGCCCATATATTGTCGCCGC
Coding sequences within it:
- a CDS encoding HigA family addiction module antitoxin, giving the protein MARMKRKPTTPGEILQEEYLLPLGLTQKQLADHIKYDIKVINRLINGRTRLTAQLALKLAAALNTTPEFWLNAQKAVDIYEASKDAGKLPKALIENGHLIHA